In Elaeis guineensis isolate ETL-2024a chromosome 1, EG11, whole genome shotgun sequence, a genomic segment contains:
- the LOC105061282 gene encoding VQ motif-containing protein 17-like, whose amino-acid sequence MEESTNSKECMTLPQRPPTLAMHDNSHAITKLKPKIRIVHIFAPEIIKTDPANFRELVQRLTGKPTKRTAAKKKTIPVTINGEALPRCKRFEVVGSQQENENSGGRDGVKRELEEEVEVVEKELRVENNTGGFFHDLGEIDSFLQGLSDLPLPPLSSSPMDTIGEGTVPEII is encoded by the coding sequence ATGGAGGAGTCGACAAATTCAAAGGAGTGCATGACACTGCCTCAACGACCTCCAACGCTTGCCATGCACGACAATTCGCATGCTATCACGAAGTTGAAGCCAAAGATAAGAATAGTGCACATATTTGCGCCCGAGATAATAAAGACCGATCCTGCCAATTTCCGGGAGCTCGTGCAGAGGCTCACAGGGAAGCCCACAAAGAGAACTGCCGCTAAGAAAAAGACTATTCCCGTGACGATTAATGGAGAGGCACTGCCAAGGTGCAAGCGATTTGAGGTTGTGGGATCACAGCAGGAGAACGAGAATTCGGGGGGTCGAGATGGAGTAAAGAGGGAGttggaggaggaggtggaggtgGTGGAGAAGGAGTTGCGGGTTGAGAACAACACAGGCGGTTTCTTCCATGATTTGGGAGAAATTGATAGTTTTCTTCAAGGTCTCAGCGATCTTCCATTGCCTCCTTTAAGTTCATCTCCCATGGACACGATTGGAGAGGGTACTGTTCCTGAAATAATATGA